The Candidatus Nomurabacteria bacterium genome has a segment encoding these proteins:
- a CDS encoding HlyC/CorC family transporter, which translates to MSSLIFLGLLVILLSFIFSLVETSLFGVSLSKANILKKQGKFGSSALLEIKKHPSRSITTIVLLNNVNNIVGSIFIGHVATKIFGDELLGIISAILTILIILLGEIIPKTLGDNFAEPIALFVSRPVLFLTSVFRPVTFLIEKITKKFIRHKKITSEEELRLLSELGELEGSIEKDEREMIGRVFTMNDKTARDIMTPRTVVDYVEKDAKLEDLSKSLYEKAYSRLPVIDKDLDNVVGVIQTKLALIELARDNKYLRAVDIADKPLFVSEKTRVDALLTIFKKNRTHLAVVRDEFGGTAGIVTLEDVLEVLVGEIVDETDEVVDLREYAKENQS; encoded by the coding sequence ATGTCTAGTTTAATATTTCTCGGACTTCTGGTTATTCTTTTGTCATTTATATTCTCCTTGGTTGAGACTTCTTTGTTTGGGGTCAGTCTTTCTAAGGCAAATATACTAAAAAAACAAGGAAAGTTCGGCTCCTCTGCCCTACTCGAAATAAAAAAACACCCTTCTAGAAGCATCACCACAATTGTTCTACTAAACAATGTAAACAATATTGTTGGTAGTATCTTTATAGGTCACGTTGCAACAAAAATTTTTGGAGACGAACTTTTGGGAATTATAAGTGCCATTTTGACAATACTTATAATCTTACTAGGAGAAATAATCCCAAAAACCCTAGGAGACAACTTTGCAGAACCAATAGCACTATTTGTATCTAGACCTGTTCTGTTTCTGACAAGTGTGTTTAGACCAGTAACGTTTCTTATAGAAAAAATCACCAAAAAATTCATACGCCACAAAAAAATAACTTCAGAAGAAGAGTTGAGGCTTCTTTCGGAGCTCGGTGAACTTGAGGGTTCTATCGAGAAAGACGAGAGAGAGATGATCGGTAGAGTTTTTACCATGAACGACAAAACAGCTAGAGACATCATGACACCCAGAACTGTTGTTGATTATGTAGAAAAAGACGCAAAGCTAGAAGATCTAAGCAAAAGCCTTTATGAAAAAGCTTATTCTAGGCTACCTGTTATAGACAAAGATCTAGACAACGTCGTAGGTGTTATACAGACAAAACTAGCCCTTATAGAACTTGCTCGAGACAACAAATACCTACGTGCTGTAGACATAGCAGACAAGCCTCTTTTTGTTAGTGAAAAAACAAGAGTAGACGCGCTTCTGACGATCTTCAAGAAGAATAGGACACACCTGGCAGTAGTTAGAGACGAATTTGGTGGAACAGCTGGCATAGTGACCCTAGAGGACGTTCTAGAGGTACTTGTAGGAGAAATAGTGGACGAAACTGACGAAGTTGTTGATTTGCGCGAATACGCTAAAGAAAATCAATCATAA
- a CDS encoding HU family DNA-binding protein gives MNKQAIVEMVHQKMGTTKVAAEGVVDGIIDSIVSTLKRGEEVSIAGLGIFSVKDRAARTARNPKTGEAVQVPATRVPKFRAAKALKDAVK, from the coding sequence ATGAACAAACAAGCAATTGTTGAAATGGTACACCAAAAAATGGGTACAACAAAAGTTGCTGCAGAGGGCGTAGTAGACGGAATAATAGATTCTATCGTTTCTACTCTAAAAAGAGGCGAAGAAGTTTCTATAGCTGGTCTAGGAATCTTCTCTGTAAAAGACAGAGCAGCTAGAACTGCAAGAAATCCAAAAACTGGAGAAGCGGTTCAAGTTCCTGCAACACGTGTTCCTAAGTTTAGAGCAGCAAAAGCTCTAAAAGATGCGGTCAAATAA
- a CDS encoding GIY-YIG nuclease family protein: MFYVYCLQSKKHSNELYFGYTKNLKDRVAEHNAGQNISTKRYMPWKIIYYEACILESDAKRREKYLKTSTGRRMFKRRLKDYFKNILS; the protein is encoded by the coding sequence ATGTTCTATGTTTATTGCTTGCAAAGCAAAAAACATTCTAATGAGTTGTATTTTGGTTATACAAAAAACTTAAAAGATAGAGTTGCAGAACATAACGCTGGACAAAATATTTCAACCAAAAGATATATGCCGTGGAAAATCATATATTATGAGGCCTGTATTCTTGAAAGTGACGCAAAAAGAAGAGAAAAATATCTAAAAACTAGCACGGGCAGGAGAATGTTTAAAAGAAGACTAAAAGATTACTTTAAAAATATTTTGTCTTAA
- the rny gene encoding ribonuclease Y has protein sequence MSTFAIALGALGMLVGLALGYYLRLIVSLGKKGSMELEIKKMMISAKEEARKILDDAKKKEEEKIEELKGLEKEKELEFKKTEERFIKKEEFLDQRQKDLDEESEQIKQKSEEIENKKKEVEEIENKKKTELEKISGLTKEDAENKILEEIRKNNEEDILVKLQKLERDGEEKLEKKAREILTTTIQRLASATNSEMMTTSVTIPSDEIKGKIIGKEGRNIRAFEKAAGVELIVDDTPGTIVISSFDPVRRQIARVALENLILDGRIQPAKIEEEIEKAKNDINKIIKQKGEEAVYECGILNFDPRLVAVLGRLYFRTSYGQNVLQHSVEMSHIAGMIAEELGLDPYVAKAGALVHDIGKALDHEVQGTHVEIGIRILEKFGADPRIVIAMRSHHDEYPYESLEARIVQTADAISGGRPGARRDSVEQYLKRLEDIENIANSFSGVEKTYALSAGREVRVFVTPGEVTDLDAKEMARDIALKIEQELRYPGEIKVMVIRETRVIEFAR, from the coding sequence ATGAGCACATTTGCAATTGCGCTCGGAGCATTGGGAATGCTTGTCGGGCTCGCGCTCGGGTACTACTTGAGACTTATAGTTTCTTTGGGAAAGAAAGGTTCCATGGAGCTCGAGATCAAAAAGATGATGATCTCAGCCAAAGAAGAGGCTCGAAAAATACTCGACGACGCAAAAAAGAAAGAAGAAGAAAAGATAGAAGAACTCAAAGGTCTAGAAAAAGAAAAAGAATTGGAATTCAAAAAGACCGAAGAGAGATTTATCAAAAAGGAAGAATTCCTAGACCAAAGACAAAAAGACTTGGACGAAGAATCTGAACAAATAAAACAAAAATCGGAAGAAATCGAGAACAAAAAGAAAGAAGTAGAAGAAATCGAGAACAAAAAGAAGACTGAACTAGAAAAAATTTCTGGTTTAACAAAAGAAGACGCGGAAAATAAAATCCTCGAAGAGATAAGAAAAAACAACGAGGAAGACATACTAGTCAAACTTCAAAAACTCGAAAGAGACGGTGAAGAAAAACTTGAGAAAAAAGCTCGAGAGATTTTGACTACAACAATTCAGAGATTAGCTAGTGCAACAAACTCTGAAATGATGACGACTTCTGTAACAATACCTTCAGACGAAATAAAAGGAAAAATTATAGGAAAAGAAGGTAGAAACATAAGAGCGTTTGAAAAAGCAGCCGGTGTAGAACTTATCGTAGACGACACACCAGGAACAATAGTTATATCTTCTTTTGACCCAGTTAGACGGCAAATCGCCAGAGTCGCTCTAGAAAACTTGATTCTAGACGGAAGAATTCAACCTGCAAAAATAGAAGAAGAAATCGAAAAAGCCAAGAATGACATAAACAAAATCATCAAGCAAAAAGGTGAAGAAGCAGTTTATGAGTGTGGGATACTAAACTTTGATCCTAGACTTGTTGCGGTTTTGGGAAGACTATATTTCAGAACTAGTTATGGTCAAAATGTGTTGCAACACTCGGTAGAAATGTCACACATTGCTGGAATGATTGCCGAAGAGTTGGGACTAGATCCGTATGTTGCCAAGGCCGGTGCTCTTGTTCACGACATAGGAAAAGCTCTGGATCATGAAGTTCAAGGTACACACGTAGAAATAGGTATAAGAATACTAGAAAAGTTTGGTGCTGATCCTAGAATAGTTATTGCGATGAGAAGCCACCACGATGAATACCCTTATGAATCACTAGAAGCTAGAATTGTTCAGACAGCCGACGCTATATCTGGAGGAAGACCAGGAGCAAGAAGAGATAGTGTCGAACAATATCTAAAGAGACTAGAAGATATAGAAAATATCGCAAACTCTTTCTCTGGAGTAGAAAAAACATATGCCCTTTCTGCTGGTAGAGAGGTTCGAGTTTTCGTAACACCAGGAGAAGTAACTGATCTCGATGCCAAAGAAATGGCGAGAGATATTGCACTCAAGATAGAGCAAGAACTCCGATATCCTGGAGAAATCAAAGTTATGGTTATAAGAGAAACTAGGGTGATAGAGTTTGCCCGGTAG
- the clpP gene encoding ATP-dependent Clp endopeptidase proteolytic subunit ClpP: MLIPTVLEKSQFGERAYDIYSRLLKERIVFLNDEVNDYTSNLVIAQLIFLAHEDPKKDIQLYINSPGGSVTAGMAIYDTMQYIKPDVSTICVGMAASMGAVLLSGGAKGKRFALPNSRIMIHQPLGGTQGQASDVEIQAREILKWKKVLNEIISKNTGQKIDKVEKDTDRDNYMEADEAKKYGLIDDIITKAKS, translated from the coding sequence ATGTTGATACCTACCGTACTAGAAAAATCACAATTTGGAGAAAGAGCTTACGACATATACTCTCGCCTACTCAAGGAAAGAATCGTTTTTCTAAACGATGAAGTAAACGATTACACTTCTAACCTTGTAATCGCACAACTTATATTTCTAGCTCACGAAGATCCAAAGAAAGACATACAGCTATATATCAACTCACCAGGAGGTTCAGTAACAGCTGGTATGGCCATATACGACACAATGCAATACATAAAACCAGATGTATCTACTATATGTGTAGGTATGGCGGCTTCTATGGGTGCAGTTCTACTTTCTGGCGGAGCAAAAGGCAAAAGATTTGCTCTTCCAAACTCTAGAATCATGATCCACCAACCACTTGGTGGCACACAAGGACAAGCTTCAGATGTAGAAATCCAAGCAAGAGAGATACTCAAATGGAAAAAAGTTCTAAACGAAATAATTTCTAAAAACACAGGCCAAAAAATAGACAAAGTAGAAAAAGACACCGATAGAGACAACTATATGGAGGCTGACGAAGCAAAAAAATACGGACTCATCGACGACATAATCACAAAAGCAAAGTCATAG
- a CDS encoding inorganic diphosphatase yields the protein MNLLHELSIGEKSPEVINVIVEIPKGSKNKYEIDKETGLIALDRAMHTAQDYPFDYGFAPQTYWDDGDALDVVLLTTYPLAPSILVRARPVGIMNMLDDGDSDAKIIAVPAKDPRWDEVTDLSHVNKHTLKEIEHFFTTYKKIQDKVVEVTGWGDKNAALEAVNRSVDLYKEKFGK from the coding sequence ATGAATTTACTACACGAACTTAGTATCGGAGAAAAATCTCCAGAAGTAATAAACGTTATTGTAGAAATACCAAAAGGATCAAAAAACAAATACGAAATAGACAAAGAAACTGGACTTATTGCTCTAGATAGAGCAATGCACACTGCACAAGACTACCCTTTTGATTATGGTTTTGCACCACAAACATACTGGGACGACGGCGATGCACTCGATGTTGTGCTTCTAACAACATATCCACTTGCTCCATCTATACTAGTTAGAGCAAGACCTGTCGGAATCATGAATATGCTAGACGATGGAGACAGTGATGCAAAAATAATCGCTGTTCCAGCAAAAGATCCAAGGTGGGACGAGGTTACAGATCTCTCTCATGTAAATAAACACACATTGAAAGAAATCGAACACTTCTTCACAACTTACAAAAAAATCCAAGACAAAGTTGTAGAAGTAACTGGTTGGGGTGACAAAAATGCCGCACTAGAAGCAGTAAATAGATCTGTTGATCTATACAAGGAAAAATTTGGAAAATAG
- the nusA gene encoding transcription termination/antitermination protein NusA, with product MLDLKVLSSALEQLEEERKIPKEKILEAINQALAAAYKKEYGKKGQIVRANFDTETGEMTFEQVKIVVDESTVRILEEGEEDEVVEGEEGEDVLPRYNEEHHIMLEDAKIIKADASLGDELVFPLETKTDFGRIAAQTAKQVIIQKIREAEKDAVHEEFGEREGEIVSGIVQKIDRGMVILDLGRATGIIPPEEQPNGEHYRRGDRLKAYLYEVEDGPRGINLRLSRTHPRFIERLFEIEVPEITAGTVEIKAIAREAGSRTKMAVYSEDEHIDPVGSCVGQKGIRVSTVMSELGNEKIDIIPWSEDMGRYIANSLSPAKVLDVEINEEEKQAFVEVTGDQLSLAIGKGGQNVRLAAKLTGWKIDIKGADIDEITEEESEVQNEETEEVVEEVVENNEETNEVAEEVTEEEAE from the coding sequence ATGTTAGATCTAAAAGTACTTTCTTCAGCACTAGAGCAACTAGAAGAAGAAAGAAAAATACCAAAAGAAAAGATCTTGGAAGCGATAAACCAAGCACTTGCTGCCGCTTACAAGAAAGAATACGGAAAAAAGGGCCAGATAGTCAGAGCCAACTTTGACACAGAGACTGGCGAAATGACATTTGAACAAGTAAAAATAGTAGTAGACGAATCAACAGTACGAATACTAGAAGAAGGAGAAGAGGATGAGGTAGTAGAAGGAGAAGAGGGAGAAGACGTACTGCCTAGATACAACGAAGAACATCATATAATGCTAGAAGACGCAAAAATAATAAAGGCTGATGCAAGTCTTGGCGATGAGCTAGTATTTCCACTAGAAACAAAAACAGATTTTGGTCGTATTGCAGCCCAAACAGCAAAGCAAGTTATTATCCAAAAGATAAGAGAAGCTGAAAAAGACGCTGTTCACGAAGAATTTGGAGAAAGAGAGGGAGAAATCGTGAGTGGAATAGTCCAAAAGATAGACAGGGGTATGGTTATCCTAGATCTTGGACGTGCTACAGGTATAATCCCACCAGAAGAACAACCAAACGGAGAACACTATAGAAGAGGAGATAGGCTAAAGGCTTATCTATATGAAGTAGAAGACGGTCCAAGAGGTATAAACCTTAGACTATCTAGAACTCACCCTAGATTTATCGAAAGACTTTTCGAAATTGAAGTACCAGAAATAACAGCTGGAACAGTCGAGATCAAGGCAATTGCAAGAGAAGCTGGATCAAGAACAAAAATGGCTGTTTATTCAGAAGACGAGCACATAGACCCAGTTGGATCATGTGTTGGACAAAAAGGTATAAGAGTTTCTACTGTTATGAGTGAGCTTGGAAACGAAAAAATAGATATCATACCTTGGTCAGAAGACATGGGTAGATACATCGCCAACTCTCTATCACCTGCAAAAGTTCTAGATGTTGAGATAAACGAAGAAGAAAAACAAGCTTTTGTTGAAGTAACGGGTGACCAACTATCTCTTGCAATAGGAAAAGGTGGTCAAAACGTTCGTCTCGCAGCAAAACTAACTGGCTGGAAGATAGATATAAAAGGAGCTGACATAGACGAAATAACAGAAGAAGAAAGTGAAGTTCAAAACGAAGAAACAGAGGAAGTGGTAGAAGAAGTAGTAGAAAACAACGAAGAAACAAATGAGGTCGCAGAAGAAGTAACAGAAGAAGAAGCAGAATAA
- a CDS encoding T9SS type A sorting domain-containing protein, whose amino-acid sequence MKKLIFLMLSLLVVAIAYPQAPTVQGYMNLVGMINDDAYIYGQYTQDDGSVVCFGKNITNVNGMPVDGAFVLDGDDILSGSVKDGTHGILDFQGEKYTFGEGGVFTLGTRALVFGIEGFISFGFADEERGYCLFVQELPYDNTFGFRSRILLWDGVDTTTILPYGTLVRCLEQKGDYLFIGGENHHYESFLKFDLISQEFVDLSASEEWEGWPLEYIEILDMKLFQGKLTVAAGMSGGGVYQQSNAGWYVNYSEDMLGSFGDIEDLYNSPDGETLYITTEDPGNGDELSEILFSNNVKDWTEFIDQRGAKIGGGGNCHVIFTKGYTWLVAKQTFGGGLRCATDEEVQEYSYELGDIWVLKDTYNTFTSVEDQKDANLLYLYPNPANDHLEISGLMGIGTIYTLEGKLLEKVSSGTLNTSDYLPGIYFIRTENGQSARFMIAN is encoded by the coding sequence ATGAAAAAACTCATCTTTTTGATGCTTTCGCTGCTGGTAGTAGCGATCGCATACCCACAAGCACCAACGGTGCAGGGTTACATGAATCTTGTCGGCATGATCAACGACGATGCCTACATTTACGGTCAATATACACAAGATGATGGCAGTGTTGTTTGCTTCGGCAAAAACATCACCAACGTTAATGGTATGCCTGTAGATGGCGCGTTTGTGCTCGATGGCGACGACATCCTTTCGGGGTCCGTCAAAGACGGTACTCACGGGATCCTGGATTTTCAGGGTGAGAAATACACCTTCGGAGAAGGTGGAGTTTTCACTCTCGGAACAAGGGCTTTGGTATTTGGTATCGAAGGTTTCATTTCGTTTGGCTTTGCTGACGAAGAGAGAGGTTATTGCTTGTTTGTTCAAGAACTCCCTTATGATAATACTTTTGGATTTAGGTCCAGAATATTACTCTGGGACGGAGTAGACACTACAACCATTCTTCCTTATGGAACGTTGGTAAGGTGTCTCGAACAAAAAGGTGACTACCTTTTCATCGGCGGTGAAAACCATCACTACGAATCATTTCTGAAGTTTGATCTCATCTCGCAAGAGTTTGTAGATCTTTCAGCAAGTGAAGAGTGGGAAGGCTGGCCTCTCGAGTATATCGAGATCCTCGACATGAAACTCTTCCAAGGTAAACTAACAGTTGCAGCTGGAATGAGCGGTGGCGGTGTATACCAACAGTCAAATGCCGGGTGGTATGTAAACTATTCGGAAGACATGCTTGGAAGTTTCGGTGATATCGAAGACTTATACAATAGTCCCGATGGAGAAACTCTTTACATAACCACCGAAGATCCTGGAAACGGTGACGAGCTGTCTGAGATATTGTTCTCAAACAATGTCAAAGACTGGACCGAATTCATCGACCAAAGGGGTGCAAAGATTGGAGGTGGAGGCAATTGTCATGTTATCTTTACAAAAGGATATACGTGGCTTGTTGCAAAGCAAACTTTCGGAGGCGGCTTACGCTGTGCAACTGACGAAGAAGTCCAAGAATACTCCTACGAGTTGGGAGATATCTGGGTATTGAAAGATACTTACAATACTTTTACGTCTGTTGAAGATCAAAAGGATGCAAATTTATTGTATCTTTATCCAAACCCGGCAAATGATCATCTTGAAATCAGTGGGTTAATGGGGATTGGAACTATCTATACACTAGAAGGAAAACTTTTAGAAAAAGTTAGTTCAGGAACCTTGAATACATCTGATTACCTGCCCGGGATATACTTCATCCGAACAGAAAATGGTCAGTCAGCCAGATTCATGATCGCAAACTAA
- a CDS encoding PH domain-containing protein, producing the protein MRKIFFEKEERVIKTVRRSLIIFSFQVFGFVLLMILPLLVAYFFKMYLSSYVTIGTESDLIGLWRIFLGIWFLFLWVGLSLKFTNYFLDIWIVTDKRIIDVDQKALFNRRVVYMNLDRIQDVSVETKGLLRTIFKVGDVHVQTAGAETNFVIKDARSPSSVKEAILKASAEFGKNE; encoded by the coding sequence ATGAGAAAAATATTTTTTGAAAAAGAAGAAAGGGTGATCAAAACAGTAAGAAGAAGCCTGATAATTTTCTCTTTTCAGGTGTTTGGTTTTGTTTTGCTTATGATTTTGCCACTTCTAGTTGCGTATTTCTTCAAAATGTACCTTTCTTCTTATGTAACTATAGGTACAGAGTCTGATCTTATAGGTTTGTGGAGAATATTTCTCGGTATATGGTTTTTGTTTTTATGGGTGGGACTTTCTCTCAAGTTTACAAACTACTTTTTGGACATATGGATAGTCACTGACAAGAGAATAATAGATGTAGATCAAAAAGCGCTCTTCAATAGAAGAGTTGTATATATGAATCTAGATAGAATCCAAGATGTAAGTGTAGAAACAAAGGGTCTTCTAAGAACAATTTTCAAAGTTGGAGATGTTCATGTCCAAACAGCGGGTGCAGAAACAAACTTTGTCATAAAAGATGCGAGATCTCCGAGCTCTGTCAAAGAAGCTATTTTGAAAGCAAGCGCAGAGTTTGGTAAAAATGAATAA
- a CDS encoding type II/IV secretion system protein has product MRIKDADLKRFILDSGLLSEKDLKAAEGIAKEKEITLNEALLTQGKISENNLRRMQAYVLGIPFVSLVGQKVDFKILSMIPEPIARKNNIIAYKKSGEELEVAMLDTDELPVIDFVRKKTGLKIVPRLSDEASIKDALLQYKKSLKAEFDDIIQKEAMSLKAIKEDAGDDVSEKDLKEMAEDLPIVKIVDTLISHAILQGASDIHIEPGEYELVVRYRIDGILHDAMKLPKESAAGITARIKVLSNLKLDEKRLPQDGRFKINTDDQKVSFRVSTLPTYFGEKTVMRLLRESSKGFTLEGLGFHGLGLERIHEGMKQHTGMLLAAGPTGSGKTTTLYTMLDMLNTPDVNISTVEDPIEYQMPRINQTQVKSEIGMTFANGLRALLRQDPDIIMVGEIRDGETASLGINASLTGHLVLSTIHTNSAAGAVPRLIDMGAESFLIVSTLKTVIAQRLVRRLCQDKEKYIPSKEELAAVSKIANLDRILEVLKEEKIVGEKDDWTTIPFYRAKESGECPDGYSGRVGIHEILKISPAIKEIIIKDGSPDEIEAKAKEEGMITMLEDGVVKAAQGITSLEEVLRVVSE; this is encoded by the coding sequence ATGCGCATAAAAGATGCAGACCTAAAAAGATTCATACTAGATTCAGGACTTCTTTCTGAGAAAGATCTAAAAGCCGCCGAGGGAATCGCAAAAGAAAAAGAAATAACTCTGAATGAAGCACTTCTAACTCAAGGCAAAATCTCCGAAAATAATCTAAGAAGGATGCAAGCATATGTTTTGGGTATACCTTTTGTTTCTCTTGTTGGTCAAAAGGTTGATTTCAAGATTCTTTCTATGATTCCGGAGCCGATTGCTAGAAAGAACAACATAATCGCCTACAAAAAATCTGGCGAAGAACTAGAAGTGGCTATGCTAGACACAGATGAGCTTCCAGTTATCGACTTTGTTAGGAAAAAGACTGGCCTAAAGATTGTTCCCAGGCTTAGTGATGAAGCATCTATCAAGGACGCACTTTTGCAATACAAAAAATCTCTAAAGGCAGAGTTCGACGACATCATCCAAAAAGAAGCGATGTCACTAAAAGCAATCAAAGAAGACGCTGGTGACGATGTTTCAGAAAAAGATTTGAAAGAAATGGCGGAAGATCTACCTATCGTCAAAATCGTCGACACGCTCATTTCTCACGCGATTTTGCAAGGAGCGTCTGACATACACATAGAACCAGGAGAATACGAGCTCGTTGTTAGATATAGAATAGACGGTATCCTTCACGATGCAATGAAACTTCCAAAAGAGTCTGCTGCAGGTATAACTGCAAGAATAAAAGTTCTTTCGAACTTGAAACTAGACGAGAAGAGACTTCCGCAAGACGGAAGATTCAAGATAAACACTGATGACCAAAAAGTTTCTTTCCGTGTATCTACACTTCCTACTTACTTTGGAGAGAAAACCGTTATGCGTCTTTTGAGAGAGTCTAGTAAGGGATTTACTCTAGAGGGTCTTGGATTCCATGGACTTGGTCTTGAGAGAATACACGAAGGTATGAAGCAACACACAGGGATGCTTCTTGCTGCCGGTCCAACTGGTTCTGGTAAAACCACAACACTATATACAATGCTCGACATGCTAAACACTCCCGACGTAAACATTTCGACAGTAGAAGACCCTATCGAGTATCAGATGCCGAGAATCAACCAAACTCAAGTAAAGTCTGAAATTGGTATGACATTTGCAAACGGACTTCGTGCGCTTTTGAGACAAGACCCAGACATAATCATGGTGGGTGAGATTCGAGATGGAGAAACAGCTTCTTTGGGTATCAACGCATCTTTGACAGGACACCTTGTGCTTTCAACTATCCACACAAACTCTGCTGCTGGTGCCGTGCCGAGACTTATAGACATGGGAGCGGAGTCTTTTTTGATCGTTTCTACTCTAAAAACTGTTATTGCTCAGAGACTTGTTAGAAGACTTTGCCAAGACAAAGAAAAATATATACCTTCAAAAGAAGAACTTGCTGCAGTTTCGAAAATAGCAAATCTAGATAGGATTCTAGAGGTTCTAAAAGAAGAAAAGATAGTTGGTGAAAAAGATGATTGGACAACTATACCGTTTTATAGAGCCAAAGAGTCTGGCGAGTGCCCAGATGGATATAGTGGCCGAGTCGGAATACACGAAATACTTAAAATAAGCCCAGCTATAAAAGAAATAATAATAAAAGACGGGTCACCTGACGAGATAGAAGCCAAGGCAAAAGAAGAGGGCATGATAACAATGTTAGAAGACGGTGTAGTCAAAGCTGCTCAAGGTATAACTTCTCTAGAAGAAGTTCTAAGAGTTGTTTCAGAATAA
- a CDS encoding type II secretion system F family protein has translation MNFNYEGITKDKGRVKGTIESPDKFNAAKDLREKGITVLSLEPKSEKKGSSILDLLPFGKIKLAEKILFTRNLSGMISAGLSLSRALQVLEKQTENKKMREVLRFLIDEIDKGGTLSDGMAKNPKVFSAIFVSMVRAGEESGALSNALKEVGLNLQKAYDLNKKVKGAMTYPSIILGAIVLVGVLMMIFVVPSITKTFVELGIDLPTSTQFIIFMSELFQNYAIFVFMGLGLVVFGVMYFVKRTPKLKKIFHKIILKIPVIGLIARQVNSARTTRTMSSLLSAGVSVTKALEITKEVLQNTEFKNVIDESIASVQKGVALSEVFKKYPKLYPVMVSEMMEVGEETGNFASMLMDIAVFYEEEVDAKTKNLSTIIEPVLMIFIGGAVGFFALSMITPMYSILDTIG, from the coding sequence ATGAATTTTAATTACGAAGGAATCACAAAAGATAAAGGAAGAGTAAAAGGGACAATAGAGTCTCCAGATAAGTTCAATGCCGCAAAAGATCTCCGAGAGAAGGGAATAACAGTGCTTTCTCTTGAACCAAAATCTGAAAAGAAGGGGTCTTCTATCCTAGACCTTCTTCCTTTTGGAAAAATAAAACTAGCTGAAAAAATACTTTTCACCAGAAACCTTTCTGGGATGATTTCTGCCGGACTTTCTCTGTCTAGAGCACTTCAGGTTTTAGAAAAGCAAACAGAAAATAAAAAAATGAGAGAAGTTTTGAGATTTCTTATAGATGAAATAGATAAGGGAGGTACACTTTCTGACGGTATGGCAAAAAATCCAAAAGTTTTCTCAGCGATTTTTGTCTCTATGGTTAGAGCAGGTGAAGAGTCTGGAGCACTTTCCAATGCACTAAAAGAAGTTGGACTAAACCTTCAGAAGGCTTATGACCTAAACAAAAAAGTAAAAGGTGCGATGACGTATCCATCTATTATTTTGGGGGCAATAGTTTTGGTTGGAGTTTTGATGATGATATTTGTTGTACCCTCTATTACAAAAACTTTCGTCGAGCTTGGAATTGATCTTCCCACATCAACACAGTTCATCATATTTATGAGTGAACTCTTCCAAAACTACGCGATATTTGTGTTTATGGGATTGGGTCTAGTTGTTTTTGGAGTTATGTATTTTGTAAAAAGAACACCAAAACTTAAAAAGATTTTTCATAAAATCATATTGAAGATACCTGTCATAGGTCTTATCGCAAGACAGGTCAATTCCGCCAGAACAACCAGAACCATGTCCTCTCTTCTTTCTGCTGGTGTTTCTGTTACAAAAGCTTTGGAGATTACAAAAGAGGTTCTTCAAAATACAGAGTTTAAAAACGTTATAGACGAATCAATTGCTTCTGTTCAGAAGGGTGTAGCTTTGTCAGAAGTTTTCAAAAAGTATCCAAAACTTTATCCCGTCATGGTTAGTGAAATGATGGAAGTTGGAGAAGAAACAGGAAACTTTGCTTCTATGCTTATGGACATAGCTGTTTTCTACGAAGAAGAAGTAGATGCCAAGACAAAAAACCTTTCAACAATTATCGAACCTGTTCTTATGATATTTATTGGTGGAGCTGTGGGGTTCTTTGCACTATCTATGATAACTCCTATGTATTCCATTTTGGACACAATCGGTTAA